In Zingiber officinale cultivar Zhangliang chromosome 8B, Zo_v1.1, whole genome shotgun sequence, a single genomic region encodes these proteins:
- the LOC122013983 gene encoding putative UPF0481 protein At3g02645, with amino-acid sequence MIPFHVNNLDEIQWVDIVRRALEEELQCVDDDHPATISDVPKPLLSSKPEAYVPQMVALGPFHRHRQELHDMERYKIASAKRLQSLLPGANFHHIVNFFIKLELQIRAHYRRYLKFSGETLAWMMAVDVSFLLEFLRIFAVKNGEVLLGRTSSRLSHLVGCDRRTSAYNLLLCDVIMLENQIPLFLLHKVLELQHSSLQIAVEASFPVLIGFLKEVSPFKMLEISPWIDLGRYTHLLELLYHTVAPISEDHFETIEGDEMKSNQESIHFIKLFVKSTLELISNRARTFILAVLKFLVTIPWRTMKSIPAMSIFTHPVEQLLFSQNDHTHPGPARDSNRMPLLEEIRIPSVTELTKAGIRFSATNGDVSTIQFDAKSAVLNLPRISIDINAETVLRNLVAYETSIGSRPLLLSRYVELMNGIIDTAEDARLLSLAGVVSNHLKSDDEVAQLWNSMTRCVRLTRVENLDKVIEEMNRYYNGRWRVKMRKLMKNYVATAWECLALLVVVLFVLIASVQAFCVLFGCHPRYHGRRLL; translated from the coding sequence ATGATCCCTTTCCATGTTAATAATCTCGATGAGATCCAATGGGTTGACATAGTCCGTCGAGCCCTCGAGGAAGAACTCCAATGCGTCGACGACGACCACCCGGCCACCATCTCCGACGTCCCCAAGCCATTACTCTCCAGCAAACCTGAAGCTTACGTTCCTCAAATGGTCGCCTTGGGCCCTTTCCACCGCCACCGCCAGGAACTCCACGACATGGAACGCTACAAGATCGCTTCCGCCAAGAGATTGCAAAGCCTCCTTCCCGGAGCTAACTTCCACCACATAGTCAACTTCTTCATCAAGCTCGAGCTTCAAATTCGCGCTCACTATCGCAGGTACCTTAAGTTCAGCGGCGAGACATTGGCATGGATGATGGCCGTCGACGTCTCTTTCTTGCTCGAATTCCTCAGGATCTTCGCCGTGAAAAATGGAGAAGTACTTCTCGGCAGAACCTCTTCGAGATTGTCTCATTTGGTCGGCTGCGATAGGAGAACATCAGCATACAACTTGCTACTCTGCGACGTCATAATGCTGGAGAATCAAATCCCACTCTTCTTGCTGCACAAAGTCCTCGAGCTGCAGCATTCGTCGTTGCAAATCGCGGTTGAAGCCTCTTTTCCTGTACTTATTGGATTCTTGAAAGAAGTTTCTCCGTTCAAGATGTTGGAGATCTCCCCATGGATCGACCTTGGACGGTACACCCATTTGCTAGAGCTTCTTTATCACACTGTCGCTCCGATTTCAGAGGATCATTTTGAAACCATAGAAGGAGATGAAATGAAGAGCAACCAAGAATCGATCCATTTCATTAAGTTGTTCGTTAAATCAACTCTAGAATTAATCTCGAATCGAGCCCGAACCTTCATCTTAGCGGTGTTGAAATTCCTGGTGACGATACCATGGAGAACCATGAAAAGCATTCCGGCTATGTCAATCTTCACACACCCAGTGGAGCAACTCCTCTTCTCCCAAAATGATCACACTCATCCCGGACCAGCTCGAGACAGCAACAGAATGCCATTGTTGGAAGAGATAAGGATCCCTTCGGTGACTGAGCTAACAAAAGCTGGCATCAGATTCTCTGCCACTAATGGAGATGTCTCCACAATCCAGTTCGATGCAAAATCTGCAGTATTAAACCTGCCAAGAATCAGCATCGACATCAATGCTGAAACAGTACTGAGAAACTTGGTGGCTTATGAGACTTCGATCGGGTCTCGACCTTTGTTGTTGTCAAGGTACGTGGAGCTAATGAACGGGATTATCGACACCGCAGAGGACGCGAGGCTGCTGAGCCTGGCAGGGGTGGTGTCGAACCATTTGAAGAGCGACGATGAAGTGGCACAACTGTGGAACAGCATGACCAGGTGTGTGAGGCTCACCAGGGTGGAGAATTTGGACAAGGTGATTGAGGAGATGAACAGGTATTATAATGGGAGATGGAGAGTGAAGATGAGAAAGTTGATGAAGAATTATGTGGCTACTGCCTGGGAATGCCTCGCTCTCTTGGTGGTCGTTTTGTTCGTCTTGATCGCGAGTGTTCAAGCTTTCTGTGTGTTATTTGGATGCCATCCCAGATACCATGGAAGAAGACTTCTATGA